In Trichomycterus rosablanca isolate fTriRos1 chromosome 5, fTriRos1.hap1, whole genome shotgun sequence, the sequence ACTTGAATCAATTATTACTAGCAAATGACACCAAATGATGCTTGGCAGAATGAACAGCTGGAAAAGATCTTCAGATGTAACAATGTCTCTCCAAACAGACACAACAGCTGCCCAGactgtagtattttcagtgatgCTTTATGGATGTGAAAGATGAGCAATTAAACAAAATGGCACAGGAAAAATATCGATGCATTTAAACATTGGTGCTAATGAAGATATGAGAGTACTCTACATGGGGAacaagacaaacaaatggatccCTGACCAAATCAAACATAGACTATGTAACCTAAATAAAGCTCTCTCATTTTGGACACATTGGGGAAAGAACCAATTCACTGGAAAAGACAAATATGCTTGGAAGAGTTAAAGGTAAACAAACCAGGCCACTCAGGtgatgcagcggtaaaatacactagcgcagcagagctgggattacaaatacatcatatcaaatctcagctctgccatccggctgggctgggctgggcagctatatgaacaatgtttggctgttgttcatccaggtaggaAGCCGggtagggacctcataactgatgcaattacgacctctgctggctgattgatgccgtcttcacagagtagaggaatgatgctgatcagggtgtgtctctctgtgcacaaggctgatcgcatatgaactctcctcgtgcaggtgaaaagatgcagttgggtactgctcacgtgtcagacggggcatgtgtcagtttgctctcctcaatcggggcgggggtcagcaccagtaaaaaGAAAGCGTAACGCATTGGGTAAAaactggacgcactaaaaatttggagaaaaagggaggaaatgcattaaaaaataaataataataaatatataagaagCCTGAAGACTCAAACAGGGAAAAAGGATGTTCTGAAGAGATGGTCATATGGTCACCTGGCATTGCAATCAAAATGGCGGCACTTACTAAAACTGTTAAAGCCAGTTTTTCGGCTAATCAGGattatatcattaaaacaattaaattatacactgatcagccataacattaaaactacctccttgtttctacactcactgtccattttatcagctccacttaccatatagaagcatttaactgttactgactgtagtccatctgtttctctacatacctttttagcctgctttcacttgacactgacatggtgttagtgtgtgttgtgctggtaaaagtggatcagacacagcagcgctactggagtttttaaatactgtgtccactcactgtccactctattagacactcctacctagttggtccaccttgtagatgtaaagtcagagacgatcgctcatctattgctgctgtttgagttggtcatcttctagaccttcatcagtggtcacagaatgctgcctacagggcgctgttggctggatatttttggttggtgaactattctcagtccagcagtgacagtgaggtgtttaaaaactccagcagcattgctgtgtctgatccactcataccagcacaacacacactaacacaccaccaccatgtcagtggcacTGCAGTACTctgaatgattcaccacccaaataatacctgctctgtagtggtcctgtgggggtcctgaccattgaagaacagcatgaaaggaggctaacaaagtatgcagagaaacagatgaactacaaagtgcttctatatggtaagtggagctgataaaatgggcaatgtgtgtagaaacaaggaggtggtttaaatgttatggctcatcggtgtataaTTGTAAAAGCAAAGTGATCATCTTGCAgtaatgtatatttataactcAAAAAAATGATGTTTTCATAATCGTTATTTTATAGCAACAATTTGTaaaaacttttattaaaaacattaaacattaatctATGTATAAACATACATAAAGTTCACATTTGATAAATATTATTCAGTGGATTCACATGAAAATGGCTTATGGCATAAACAGTGATGTATTAAACAGatataaaaaaatctttttatatcacaaaatgaaaagcattattatttactttaaattctTTAAGTCAAGTTTCACCCAACGAAATctcttaacaaataaaatgaattattttatcACAGATCAACAGTTTTAAGATGAAGGCCTCTAAAACTCTTTCCTTCAAACAGAAACGAAAGAGCCGTAGCCCAGCGTTTGCCCCAAGAGGGTTTCTTATGGCGACACTGCCTAAAGTACATTGTGGTTCCAGTGGATACGGCATCAAACTGCTCAGAGAGCAGCCAGGCCTCCCAGAGGAAGGCAAACGTGTTTAATATGAGAAGCACAAGTACCCACGCCTCCCTCGCTGCTACTGAACTCCTGCTCTCCTCCTGCTTCATCGTCCAGTACAGGTAGTATCCAGCTGTGCTGCTGAAGATGAACTGCGCCAGCAGCAAGGCCAGGATGAGAAGTACAAAGACACGGTGGTTGTTCCGACCCACGCATTGGTTCAGGAAGAGGCAGTGGTGGTCGTAATCCATGACACAAAAGTCACACAGACGACAGTGCTTACAGTTGTCCACTTGGAACAGCTAAAATAATACACAAAAAAGAATGTTAAATGgattagcgcatccaatttctgcccatcaatcatcctctcactaatgctggtccctgctcctgattggggaggatgaggctgctccacgccccctccgacacgtgcacagcaatcgaacatcttatgaCCTatacttgacgagtgcagtgcagtacagcgctgtgtacggagagccacaccctctaccgcactccttccccatcagtctgagagagagtccccatccggcttaatcccgcccctatctgaacaacaggccaatcgctgttcatgtggctgctcagcctcagccggcaggaggagccgagattcgatacaagtTAAATGGACATAGTTATatactgttttgtaaacactCAGCCTGCAGCAGAATAAAGGGGAGGGTGCAGCACTCGTTAAACAATGAATGACTTTGGCTGTTTTGTTACATTGCATTGCTGTTGGTGTATTTGCAGTTTAACGCTACATTGACACTGCTCAATTTCTACATTAAGTGCTCAATGGTCTATGTTCTACTCAAATTTATTGTTTGAGGTTGTTCAATTTACAATGTTACTGTGCTCTGATTTTATTGACTTCTGAATCAATATGAATATGCTCCACCCCAGCAAACTACTGTATATAGACTTGTATTGTAGGTTGTTTTCCCTCTAGGGCATTCAGAACtcattttctcttttaaatactatttaaatactttttctCAAGACTTACACATATTCAAAAGTAAAAGTAATGTTTATGATTCTATCCTTATTTTAGTATGTCTatcaaaacacatttaataaaagTTTGGCCAAATGTCCCAATAGAGTAAAGAGTCACTAAATCCTGGCTTTACGTTAAGCATTTACTAAAAAATATAAGcatttacaataaaaacaataataataatccaagcgacagaaatattttttcagaagtactttgtagttctacaattactgactgtagtccatcagtttctctgcatgctttgttagccccctttcatgctgttcttcaatggtcaggaatctcccaggaccactacagagcaggtattatttgggtggtggatcattctcagcactgcagtgacactgacatggtggtggtgtgttagtgtgtgttgtgctggtatgagtgaatcagacacagaagtgctgatggagtttttaaatacctcactgtcacagctggactgagaatagtccaccaatcaaaaatatatccagccaacagcgccccatgggcagcatcctgtgaccactggtcagaagatgaccaactcaaacagcagcaatagatgagcgattgtctctacatctacaaggtggaccaactaggtaggagtatctcaTAGAGTGGTcagagagtggacacagtatttaaaaactccagcagcgctgctgtgtctgatccactcataccagcacaacacacactaacacaccacaccatgttagtgctgagaatcatctaccacctaaataatacctgctctgtgggggtcctgaccattgaagaacagggtgaaagcaggcttaaaaagtatgtagagaaacagatggactacagtcagtaattgtagaactacaaagtgcttctatatgataagtggagctgataacatggacagtgagtgtagaaacaaggaggtggttttaatgttatggctgatcggtgtgtgtatatacagtgtatcacaaaagtgagtacacccctcacatttctgcaaatatttcattatatcttttcatgggacaacactatagacatgaaacttggatataacttagagtagtcagtgtacagcttgtatagcagtgtagatttactgtcttctgaaaataactcaacacacagccattaatgtctaaatagctggcaacataagtgagtacaccccacagtgaacatgtccaaattgtgcccaaatgtgtcgttgtccctccctggtgtcatgtgtcaaggtcccaggtgtaaatggggagcagggctgttaaatttggtgttttgggtacaattctctcatactggccactggatattcaacatggcacctcatggcaaagaactctctgaggatgtgagaaatagaattgttgctctccacaaagatggcctgggctataagaagattgctaacaccctgaaactgagctacagcatggtggccaaggtcatacagcggttttccaggacaggttccactcggaacaggcttcgccagggtcgaccaaagggctgcatgagtgttgctggcactggggagctgcagttcattgagggaaacatgaattccaacatgtactgtgacattctgaaacagagcatgatcccctcccttcgaaaactgtcatcatggaggagtggaagaggattccagtagcaacctgtgcagctctggtgaattccatgcccaggagggttaaggcagtgctggataataatggtggtaacacaaaatattgacactttgggcacaatttggacatgttcactgtggggtgtactcacttatgttgccagctatttagacattaatggctgtgtgttgagttattttcagaagacagtaaatctacactgctatacaagttgtacactgactactctaagttatatccaagttttatttctatagtgttgtcccatgaaaagatataataaaatatttgcagaaatgtgaggggtgtactcacttttgtgatacactgtgtatatatactgtatatacagtatatatactgtatatatatttaaaaaattttttttttttttaatgtgattagACTTTAACCTACATAGTAAATGTTTACACACCTGCCACCCAatcaatacaataataatttcACACTGTCAGATTTTACAGTCCCAGTGAACCTTGTCACCATTCAGTAAAAGACAAAGTGTTCACACCTCAcagtaaatgcagaaatgactgGGATTCTGATTCGCCTCCACCAAGTCTGCTATAGTAGAATATCTGGAATCTGCGTCATCTGCCTGCAGTCGCCCTGGATCCTGTGTTAGAACCTTCCAGAAAAGCCAAAGAACCACAGAGAAATGAAGCAGTGAAACATGCAGAAGAGACTGAGCCGGCCAAATACGTGAGAAGTTAAGGGCAACATGAAATCAAATTTACTGTGCAACAAAATGTTAATGGCTTTTTAATGCAAGCAATATTTTCTGTTGCCTGAGAAGGATATTAGGCAGAATCTTATAGTAAAAACAGATTACAGAATGAATTATGCCGGCAGTTAAGATTCCAAGATAGATGGGATTCGGTAACCTAGaagcaaaaaacaaaagaaaaaaaataaaccttAATGATCCAAATACCTAAAGGAATGAAAACAACACAGCTCATGACATAATAACATACTGTAACGTACTGTAACCCTCTTACCTCTGATAGTTACTCATTCTGTGATACTGCGACAAGGTGACTTTTGCCAGCAAAGGGAAGAGTAGACCACAAAATATGCCTCCATATTGTCCAAGTGCTGATGCTATAAGCAGCACCACTGCCCCACTGACACTGGGCAACAAAAGGGTCCAGTAGTACATTACTGCATTAAAGGAAACAATACTTTGAGTCAAACAATAAtggtatacatacatatttggCAAGAACTCCAAAGCAAGAATAGCTACCGTATGAATCCCTGGGCTTCTCATGCCGTGGTTTATTGATGAACAGTTTCAACATTTTAGTGAGCTGCTTATGTCTACAACAAAACAATTGACAATGACAAACAATGACaactatacatttaaaaatactagggatgtaacaatacactctaccctGATGAAatatgattcacgatactgggtttacatttcgatttttttaaacaaaatgaaattgaagacaaattatgacaaagtttccttttattatttctctttaaaataaaataagatactgtatttgtgcttatcctttattcatctaaataatgaatgcccttttattactgaggtaggtgcaaactatgcaaaacaatgctggttTACCACAGGGTCTACCATTCATATTTACACTTACATGTCCATGGTGTAATAAGAGGTGCACTATGTAAATTATTACAATACATGCAATacgtaaatatatttttttcatatttctaatgtatatactattttttttcattaatatATGTACATTGCCTATTCTTAAAGGGGATatttaaataactacacactacgTGTGCAATTTTTtcacttagttgtatttctttgtttttttcctggcttcatactgctgtaacaagtaaatttccctaaggggattaatagtcttatcttatcttagcttatcttatcttatcttcactttttgtgtaaaaaaaatatatagcgccagtgccctctgctgtttaaagtgaatattgatttatcttaaatgaataactgattcaaatcgtggcacatgtgcaccgatttgtaactgtcttgtggtgcattgttacatctCTAAAAGATACACaacaaggccaaaagtatgtggacatctaacCTTGAGCTTGTTGACTCCTTATGGTTATAATTGAATGAAAAATTACTTTCAACTGCTTccattaggggtcaccacagcataTCATGTGACTGCATATTTAGTTTGGCCCCGCTTTTACACACAGATGCCCTCCATGGAACAACCCacttatttatccaggcttggcttatttatccaggcttggtgCACTGATATATGTCccccaatggctaggttcacATACCACCAGGcagcttctgtatttgtgagcccagcctgggatttgaacccccgGAACACAGGCAGTGCTGTTTATTCTCTTTAGAAGGTTCACAAGATGTTTAAGCACATCTGGTGGAATTTGTGTTCATTTAGGCTAGAGACTGTCTGGCTCAAAATCAAGGTTTAAATTTTCATGGTCCTCgatttgtgcacagggtcagtcatgctggaactaaaaaaagagccttccctaaactgctgtcTAAAAAGTGGAAGCATATTCATTTTGCATAACACATTTTTTTATACCTGTTGGGTGTGTCTAAAACACTAGAACTCAATAaggaatgtccacatactttagaccatatgttattaatattacaaaaaGATTACATTTGTGAATACAATATCTTGCATTTATTTAACATCTGGaagaaaagtatttggacaaccCCTCTAAATAGTGGGTCTGCAGGTGTTGATGCAAATGGTAGGGCTGAGGCAGTGGTTATGATACTGGACTATtgctcagaaggttgctggttcaagacccaccaaaATGTGCTACTCTAaaagcccctgagcaaggctcttaaccctgtaTTGTTTGCATTGTACTAGGTCAGAATTGTAAGTTTGGGTACAATTGCTTGCtaaatgacatttatttatttattaggattttaatgtcatgtttcaaACActcattacattcatgacaggatattactggttacacaagatttatcagttgaagttaaatatcaaacacaatcatggacaatttactatctccaattcacctcactgggatgtttttggactgtgggaggaaaccagagctcccggaagaaacccacaaagacatggggagaacatgcaaactccacagaaaggacctggactgctccacctgggaatcaaacacaggaccttcttgctgtgaggaaacctgctaaatgctaaaatgtaaatactgcaCAGCTCCAGTTTCCTGTAGATCTGGGTTCAGTAATACTCTTGTAGTTGAGGATGGAATGCCCACAGCCATGTTTCAAAATATACTCTAGAAAAGCTTTTTTCAGATTAAGTGGAAAACGTGCAGATCTCTGTATTAACGTCTAAACATGTCTGGCTGAAATGTTTGGATTTCCACATACATTCTGACAGCGTACTGTAAGTGCAATTGAACTGAATGGTGAATTATTATGGTGTGTAATTATACTGTTTTCCTTTTTGTGTAATTAAGAGTGTTGGTGAACAAACCTAAAAGTAGTTCCACGACTACACAGGTCTAGAGGTGTGAGACCAGTGTGGTTTTTTATGTGTAAAATCTGGAACCCAGCACTCTGCAGTAAGAGCCGACACACTTCAAGAGAGCCATTCTCTGCTGCTACATGCAGCGCTGTTGCCCCCTGATGGTCAACTGCATCTACTGCACATCTCTGATAATggaaagcaaaaaaaaacacacacttaacaccaAATTTGGAgctcatatacactgatcagccataacattaaagccacctccatctttctacactcactgtccattttatcagctccacttaccatataggagcactttgaagttctacaattactgtatgactgtagtccatccgtttctctacatatctttttagcctgctttcaccctgttcttcaatggtcaggacccccacaggaccactacagagcaggtattatttaggtggtggatcattctcagcactgcagtgacactgacctggtggtggtggtgtgttagtgtgtgttgtgctggtattagtggatcagacacagcagcgctgctggagtttttaaataccgtgtccactcactgtccactctattagacactcctacgtagttggtccaccttgtagacatagagtcagagacgatcacttatctattgctgctgtttgagttggtaatcttttagaccttcatcagtggtcacaggacgctgcccacagggcgctgttggttggatatttttggttggtggactattctcagtccagcagtgacagtgatgtgtttaaaaactccatcagcattactgtgtcttatccactcatactaacacaccaccaccatgtcagtgtcactgcagtgctgagaatgatccaccacccaaataatacctactctgtagtggtcctgggagagtcctgaccattgaagaacagcatgaaagggggctaacaaagcatgcagagaaacagatggactacatggacaggaggtggttttaatgttatggctgatcagtgtatgtgtttaatattagaAATAAAGATGCAGCACTGTAAATGTGTTTCACATCAAATAGCTTAC encodes:
- the si:ch211-223a10.1 gene encoding uncharacterized protein si:ch211-223a10.1, whose protein sequence is MSVSAVTGGGSSGVFEAVQRGDSDQVLQLIQHDRTVLKQKGWGGFTALHFSALHGNRSMIELLLNSGANPNIPCDAGQTPFHFACRKGNVSIMHKMLQHGADLRIVDQLGKTSLHHAVTGGSIVAIQYLWETMMFRFSDADNFLITPLHMAAFTGNADVVRYLLRGNRCAVDAVDHQGATALHVAAENGSLEVCRLLLQSAGFQILHIKNHTGLTPLDLCSRGTTFRHKQLTKMLKLFINKPRHEKPRDSYVMYYWTLLLPSVSGAVVLLIASALGQYGGIFCGLLFPLLAKVTLSQYHRMSNYQRLPNPIYLGILTAGIIHSVICFYYKILPSIWPAQSLLHVSLLHFSVVLWLFWKVLTQDPGRLQADDADSRYSTIADLVEANQNPSHFCIYCELFQVDNCKHCRLCDFCVMDYDHHCLFLNQCVGRNNHRVFVLLILALLLAQFIFSSTAGYYLYWTMKQEESRSSVAAREAWVLVLLILNTFAFLWEAWLLSEQFDAVSTGTTMYFRQCRHKKPSWGKRWATALSFLFEGKSFRGLHLKTVDL